One genomic window of Phragmitibacter flavus includes the following:
- the ppk1 gene encoding polyphosphate kinase 1, giving the protein MSPENYINRELSWLSFNERVLEEATRETLPVLERVKFLAITAANLDEFYMVRVGGLQFLKDTGKRVKDTSGLTPSQQLTAIRERTLQFIDKQYTLLNQDLLPALRNNGIHRVLPNELTPAQRTYLQDYFNEQISPVLSPIAIEPDEPPIVLPALLLILMSEIHSQTVDKKPLIRRAIFILPTSLPRHIALPSTESGTHAYINIEDVVELYLHTYFPKERVVGTARFRISRNSDITLDDQSALDIAAEMEDILDARKTSGTIRLEIEQETDVTPSLVKAIQQLCQTTPAHTYLIPGELDLRAYFSIAGISGFEKLKTETWPTAEIIHDSHETTIFDTIRGGDLLLHHPYESFEPVMQLLEQAAADPNVIAIKQILYRTAKNSRIISALVKAAQAGKHVTVLVELRARFDEARNLERAEDLLNAGAQIIYGVRGLKTHAKITLIMRREAGRMMRYCHFGTGNYNEATSKLYTDISYLTCRPQYGADASAFFNTVTGRSRFVHFNKISMAPFGLRERLVELIESEAERARHGETASMMLKMNSLEDPQMIDALYAASKAGVKILLSVRGICCLRPGVKGLSENIRVISIIDRYLEHARIFWFSQGSHPVVLIASADFMNRNLSKRVELLTPIEDPEAKETLHTILKTQFNDNTQARELNKDGTYTLIKPPAKTKAFRSQEYFAKQAVRRHRPRAQSPDILVPHLPK; this is encoded by the coding sequence ATGTCTCCCGAAAACTACATCAACCGCGAACTCAGCTGGCTCTCCTTCAACGAACGCGTCCTCGAAGAAGCCACCCGCGAAACACTGCCCGTCCTCGAACGCGTCAAATTCCTCGCCATCACCGCCGCCAACCTTGACGAATTTTACATGGTCCGCGTCGGCGGCCTGCAGTTTCTCAAAGACACCGGCAAACGCGTCAAAGACACCTCCGGCTTAACCCCCAGCCAGCAACTCACCGCCATCCGCGAGCGCACGCTCCAGTTCATCGACAAACAATACACCCTGCTCAATCAGGACCTCCTCCCTGCCCTGCGCAACAACGGCATCCATCGCGTCCTTCCCAACGAACTTACTCCCGCCCAGCGCACCTACCTGCAAGATTACTTCAACGAACAAATCTCCCCCGTCCTCTCGCCCATCGCCATCGAACCCGACGAGCCACCCATCGTCCTGCCCGCCCTTCTGCTCATCCTGATGAGCGAAATCCACAGCCAAACCGTCGATAAAAAACCCCTCATCCGACGCGCCATCTTCATCCTCCCCACCAGCCTCCCAAGGCACATCGCCCTGCCTTCCACCGAATCCGGCACCCACGCCTACATCAACATCGAAGACGTCGTCGAACTCTACCTCCACACCTACTTCCCCAAAGAACGCGTCGTCGGGACCGCCCGCTTCCGCATCAGCCGCAACTCCGACATCACCCTCGACGACCAAAGCGCCCTCGACATCGCCGCCGAGATGGAAGACATCCTCGACGCCCGCAAAACCAGCGGCACCATCCGACTCGAAATCGAACAGGAAACCGACGTCACGCCCTCCCTCGTCAAAGCCATCCAGCAGCTCTGCCAGACCACCCCCGCCCACACCTATCTCATCCCCGGCGAGCTCGACCTCCGCGCCTACTTCTCCATCGCTGGCATCTCTGGATTCGAAAAACTCAAAACCGAAACCTGGCCCACCGCCGAGATCATCCACGATTCCCACGAAACCACTATTTTTGACACCATCCGCGGAGGCGACCTGCTCCTTCACCATCCCTACGAATCGTTCGAGCCGGTCATGCAGCTTCTCGAACAGGCTGCCGCCGATCCCAACGTGATCGCCATCAAACAAATCCTCTACCGCACCGCCAAAAACAGCCGCATCATCAGCGCCCTCGTCAAGGCAGCCCAGGCCGGCAAACACGTCACCGTTCTCGTCGAACTACGCGCCCGCTTCGACGAAGCCCGCAACCTTGAACGCGCCGAAGACCTTCTCAACGCCGGAGCCCAGATCATCTACGGCGTTCGTGGACTCAAAACCCACGCCAAAATCACCCTCATCATGCGTCGCGAAGCCGGCCGTATGATGCGCTATTGCCACTTCGGCACCGGCAACTACAACGAGGCCACGTCCAAACTCTACACCGACATCTCCTACCTCACCTGCCGCCCTCAATACGGTGCCGATGCCTCCGCCTTCTTCAACACCGTCACTGGCCGGTCTCGCTTCGTCCACTTCAACAAGATCAGCATGGCCCCCTTCGGCCTGCGCGAACGTCTTGTCGAACTCATCGAAAGCGAAGCCGAACGCGCCCGCCACGGCGAAACGGCCAGCATGATGCTGAAGATGAATTCCCTTGAAGATCCCCAGATGATCGACGCCCTCTACGCCGCCAGCAAAGCCGGCGTCAAGATCCTCCTCAGCGTCCGTGGCATCTGCTGTCTGCGTCCCGGCGTCAAAGGCCTCAGCGAAAACATCCGCGTCATCAGCATCATCGACCGCTACCTCGAACACGCCCGCATCTTTTGGTTCAGCCAAGGCAGCCATCCCGTGGTCCTCATCGCCAGCGCCGACTTCATGAACCGCAACCTCAGCAAACGCGTCGAGCTTCTTACCCCCATCGAAGATCCCGAAGCCAAGGAAACGCTGCACACCATCCTCAAAACCCAGTTCAACGACAACACCCAGGCCCGCGAACTCAACAAGGACGGCACCTACACCCTCATCAAACCGCCCGCGAAAACCAAAGCCTTTCGGTCCCAGGAATATTTCGCCAAACAAGCCGTTCGCCGTCACCGCCCCCGCGCCCAATCCCCCGACATCCTCGTCCCTCACCTTCCCAAATAA